The genomic window tttatatattttaaacatcattggtacttgaagattaccaatttgcttttattttttctctgttaagcttcgctaattaaaaatcaacgaaagttcctcaaaaaatcccggaagtcacctggatttttttaattttacaatcttgcgcttgcgcaaaacattcacgctaacgggatctttagtttatgtttccacaatatcacatctgcatgaataaactcagaaatacgggtaaattttcattggacttttgctatatattcagttcatatatattaatgatttcttatgagagaaagtataaaataacaaatatagatgtacatttcaactaagtacttttgtcttcgtgatgacgataaatatttgattacatgcaaaaaacgtacattatatttgttaggagagtgaagaagatagaatatgttttatcattaaaaataatgtcctacggacccagttttacaaagaaaatacgtgtacattggtgaaaaggtgttgaattcttccattctatggattgaAATTtgtagttgaaaggtatttgcagtctcaaaaaggtttgttgtgatgaatttgactgttaccttcaaggcaacttcattaactttctccaaaagcgttccggagcgattctgcaattttctgctaaaCTACGGGCTTTCTATCTGTgatgagggcctttcccgagacacagattattaaaaaaaaaaggaaagtgtagtgaaattaatagcattattcaAGGCTTATAGCTtcgttatgtaaatgtcaataataaggtgtgtctGTGTACTTATTTCGGAAATGTctgatatgcaatgtcaacccgtgcacgcacgggccAAAGTCTAGTGTTCGTAAAAATTAAGGATGTCAATGTTATTACAATGGACTAATCGATTTATCGGAGGCTTTTGTCGAGGGATAGTCGTGTACTCAATGGTTTGTTTGATACTGCGAGTTCTTCAAATAATGTAAGTCTCATACACCGTATTGTTAAgtcaaagacattttaaaaatcagaattatacgtatttaatgtgttttattcaaaatttaatcaaaCCATACATATTATCTGAATAACCGTTAACAAATGCATTGACGTTTCCTTTTTGTTTTGACGCTAACACAATCATGATAATTGAGCTAAATAACATCTACAGCAATTTGATTTGTAATGTAATTTGAATCACTTCGTATTTCTATCGAAATGTAGTATAGTTCGGTGATCTTTTTTACGCTGGagtaattaaggaataaggaatcattctttgagtattatgaggtgataatttcggtcggggcgtggtcaaatccaatgaaGCCCTAAGggatttatgatagatttgaccacatTGCGACCGAAATTATCTCCTTATTATATTAAAAGAatgatttattacatatatttgtattatattcaatttctatattttaaatcaacatttttacaACCACTATTTTTTCATGAAGCACATGTTATGTATTACTAcacggcgcagccaataccgtgtCTCGGTTATGCtgtaagacacgcccatttgtGAAACTAACGTTTTATGAAGTTATCGGGTTTTAGGGTTAAAAAATGATTGGTAATTTTATCACAGACAATGACagctgaaaatgtaaatattttaggaTATAAAGAAGTCTAACGAAATTCatggtatgaatttttttattttttttttacaaaattaatttgttaacatcctttatttatttattgtgaaGAAATCAGCAGCTCTGAATTTGTTTAATACATGTGAATGCATAAATAATAATGTATCTGTGTTTTCTGTGATCAAACACAgagtttataatttatttatttttttacatttttagagTACCAGTATTCTCTTTACCCTGTCCAATGAGCACTGTTTCTTCAAGTATGCAGATTTATTTCTGTCTGTAACATAAGCTTCAAATGCATTTTTCATTATTCTCAGTGCAAACCGAAGAGAAGAGCATGCATGTGCTTTGACTCTAAAACTCATAGTCTTCAATTAGAATACATATCGTCATTacgctttgaaaaaaaaatgtatttcaagtCGATAAGTCGATATATTGGTTTCAAAGGTTTAGGTGTTGCTTGGTGGTGGGGGTGGTGCTGGAGGTGGGCTACTTGGCTCAAGTTGGGTTGGCGTGTAAACTCCGGCTACAGAAAACGAAAGCCAGTATCATTAACACAATTTCTAACAAACACAAACGATctactttaaaattatttttttgcgtATAGAAAACTGTAATTAAGGATGATATTTACTCAGCACTTTAAAAACAGTTACTGATGATAACGAAAAAAAACCCGTCATTTATGATACAGATCTTTGattgaaatatcattttttttaaacgtagGTCAATGACTTTTATGAGTTAgtgatctttaaatatttttctattaagaAATTTCTTAAGAAATACTACAATGATTGAAATTGTtctcattgttaaaatgtagcAAATAACATAACTTTTTCAAacatgaaatacagtttatgattgaatttactttttgtgtttaaaaccaaatttatCCATGCCATtgaaccaaaaacaaaaaacaatgcaTAAACTAACTTATTTCACATGCCAGTATTATAAATGTTCAATTTCACTATTGCATTCGTTTTActtcttttgtattaaaatctGCTGCATCGATATATGAGTTTGGTCTCGGAAATAAAGGGAATATATCTGTAAATACTTCATCTGCGTTACCTGATCATACAAGTACAGATATAAAAAAGAGTCTACGAAATGTACACTATAGAAACATACATAGTATTTGGTATACCAATGTCTTTACCTTCCATAGAGAACAGGTCAGGACTTTGAGGGGACCATTTTCCTGGAATGATTGAATTAAGATTTAGTGATAAATGAATTAATATCACACATaataattcaataatttgaaaCATGATATGCATATCCAAAGTGATTGCAGTGTTTATATGCTATTTTGCCTTTACTTAGAAATTGAACTTAATGTTGGAGgtaaaatgaaaaaacaaaacaaatcgtgtgtgtgtgtgtgtgtgtgtgtgtgtgtgtgtgtgtgtgtgtgtgtgtgtgtgtgtatttaatCATTAATGATTGTCACAGAATTTTTAAACTAATAGAATCTACTCAGTGACAGAAAGCAAAGCAGtttgaattatacatttttctaatgtttGTTTCATACACTATACCTGGTCTGACTAAAACACATATAAAAGATAATAATTACTGTAAGATACCAACGATGTGAACAATGATTAAAATTACATTACTTTAATAAAACTAGTTCAATAGTTCAATGGCTACATGCACCTATCAGTTTGAATTgaaattggtttttttcttcaaaatatgtatttaaaagaaCTCTTTGACTATGCATACTTGCAAAAGTATAGTTTTACAACATACCTCCTTTGAGATGTCGTTTTGCCTTTATGAAACCAATGACgaaacaaaggaaaaatatggAACATAGGACGATGGAAAATAACCCGATAGCGCTGACACTGGCTGCTGGGTAGTTGTGAGTTGGACAATCCACATACGATATATCGCATCCAGACCTTGTGATGATATTTTGACATGCTGGATCTGTTTATGATATCATTTAatgttattatactttcatgttaaatactgaaatctgattggtttatacGCAGTTGTTAATCCGttttattaccctcagcgttagcaacacacttggcaacgggtaacacaacgaattggtACATGTGGGTAATTTATGCGCATACGGTTCACCGTAGATTTCACGTCATTTCTGTGTAAAAGCAGTAATAATTTCTCTAGAATTAAGATATTcactataataaaaaaaatagtgcctgtttgggaggatgatttccttggggtgtcaatttcaactgttaccctcccaaacaggcactatttatataataccaATTATGAATTATGATATTAATGCAAGGTTGTTTTCACTCACAAAAAAGTCACTGCGTCTTGAAAAAAAAGCCTTACATTTATATAGTTCATAGAACCAAAATTTGGTCTCTGGACATCCCTCTGAAAAATAATAACAGCTGTGGTTTTTTAATTCTCCGTCAGAGATTTCTAAACAATtacctacaaaaaaaaataagaaattgcaTTTAGTAAAAGACATGTTTGACTTTCAATGTTACATGCCGATATAAAAATAAGCGTTTATAGATGAATTTTCAGTTATTTCAGACTTCATCTGAGACAAAACCTaagtattttcaaaacattggTATGCAATTGTTTTGagacaaaaataaattgaaatcaaaCTAACAATGCAGAAACGGCTGTGGTGTCTTACAAAATGCTGAATAGACGTTCGGTGACACATTAATAAACACACAAACAAATATCCCTGCAAAACTGCTTACATGGTGATGTCCATAGGGATTTGTTGACTGGTCCTGAGGCAATCAAACAGTGGTACTTGTTTTATTCACTGTTTTGATTGTTAAATACTATTTATTACACTTAAGTAAAAGTAGTTATCATTAAATAACAGATGGCGAGGACAATCAATCAAAGTTTTATacctaattacatgtaacaaatgtaTTCGAAATAAATTTGCAGCTTTCTTTCTTGTTTATGTTTATAGAAAACTAGCGAAAGTTGCAAAAACGCTTGTTTGAGTATCAAATATTGTCTCATTGTCCTAGTCACTTGAATTTATTTAAACTATTGCATGCAAAAAAATCGCATGCATGCGTACAggttcatgtacatattatatctCTCTGTTGGTTTTGGTGCAACAGTTGTAGTCGTATGTCCAACATTTTCCATATTTGCTTAACCCCATCCATGTGAAATGTATATTGTTAGATGATACACGAAGGTTGCTTTCTCTAGAAAGTTAACTCTAGTAATGTGTATATTATGTTAATTCTCAGAGgcaatattttttggaaaacaTTCAATGGTATTATTCGACACAGTTATGTAGAACCGTTTTAATAAGAGCTTGGCTTTTTGGTGGGTTGTTACTATTTAGTTGGCGCATCCAAGCAAGCTGTCAAATGTTGGCATACTTTGTTCTTTATCGTATCGAGATGCGCACCAATGTTATATGTtctgttttgtaaaattgatgcTGTTTCAACTGAAATGCATATATTCACAATTATTCAGATCTACAAAGTTTACATTAATTTTCCATATCATGAAAATACGTGTAATTACGGAAagcatataacattttacatgttCTTTATATGTTTACGGAAAACAGCAgcatcttacatgtatatattcattttagaaCATTGCTTACCTTTGTCGACAATTCCCATTTCACCATCATAACAAAATTCTAATAAATAATGTATGTTATATCTAGATCTAAGACACATATATTGATTGTTTCCATTTGTATCATTTCCACAGCGAAGTCTGTCTGATGCCTCTTTAACTTCACTTTCACTCTTTGGACACTCGGTGACTTCAGTAAATCCTGTGATGAAAAGGAAgcaattttcacattttcaacttcacATTGCTGTTAATTAGTGTAATTGTCTGTTTGAAtagtaaattaaattcaaaacttgATCATATTTATTAATTGTCTACATTAGTTGAATATTTCATACTGTACAATTCTTATGTAGTCCACATAAAttttaggagagagagagagagagagagagagagagagagagagagagagagagagagagagagaattgttgtacatataaacaaaaatataaactacATTCACGAGATGGGTAACTGTTAAAAAAGGATGTTTGAAAtagaataaagaaataaaaacatcgCAATccaaaacaaaatagaaaagaaaCGGAATAGAGAAAAAACTAAACCATATATACTACAGCTTATTACATATTTCGGATTTTATACtccttattttaacattttttccattTAGGCATATTGTTTCTGATTAAAGTCTTTCTATTATACCATTTTCCAATGCATGAATAGTTGGCTTTATGTTAactttatatataaaagtaaaaatttattgCTTCACAATTAAAACTACcagtaaaaaaatttttattttttttatttttatatcccAATTTGTTTTTCCTTAATATaactataattgtttttattgttatttatctttcactcgAGTTTAACTGATTTATTCTTTAATCAATACAAAAGTTACAGATGCCATTTACAGTGATGCTAAAATATatcttcaaaaaaaatatatgttctaTGTATTAGCGTCATGCATGACACTTTATGAAGCGTTTAATggataatatttacattctattatgtttttccattaaattcagtgatgtttaaatgcctctcaATGCAACatctattcactgcgtatgaatttacaagtcatatacataagtagttctcaaacagtgatttctatgttatcggtgaacaaatattttttttaaatgttgtcaaaacaccatgaaTTACAGTTATTGGACAAATTAGttaactttattgttaaaagcaaaattttaagAGTTATTAatcatgaattatattttcatgctcgtcgagctcatctcaacagtctattagataaccagtttaaaccggttttataAAAAGcagttcttgctgttactaatttacttCTTTCGTTATCTGCAATTTATATCGAATTATTTAAGTAGATAATGAATTtcatcagtaagggaatgtaaatataagcattaaatgattaatatttgacgtcgtcgtgttaataactgccgtcagggtgagcagacaaattatcataacgcgctaacgcgcgtttttcaatttgtctgctcacctg from Magallana gigas chromosome 9, xbMagGiga1.1, whole genome shotgun sequence includes these protein-coding regions:
- the LOC105321877 gene encoding uncharacterized protein, whose amino-acid sequence is MNGNVTILFLLSTLFSHVELLGHGFTEVTECPKSESEVKEASDRLRCGNDTNGNNQYMCLRSRYNIHYLLEFCYDGEMGIVDKGNCLEISDGELKNHSCYYFSEGCPETKFWFYELYKYPACQNIITRSGCDISYVDCPTHNYPAASVSAIGLFSIVLCSIFFLCFVIGFIKAKRHLKGGKWSPQSPDLFSMEAGVYTPTQLEPSSPPPAPPPPPSNT